In one Corallococcus sp. EGB genomic region, the following are encoded:
- a CDS encoding PHB depolymerase family esterase, which produces MQWIALVVALGAVACGGGFEQEDAEALGTQRAGLTITTEDQVVARLPASTGAGYAYGEYLPPGYLTSTASYPVIIHLNGNGEFGTSPTEADLLNVVTRHGALKNIHFTSQGKAYFGQHQVMVFTPRAPTNWQPAELDAFISFLVANYRVDTTRIYLTGISFGGYGSWQYAYAYGSRLAALAPMATNIGGPGPTITQLKNVPVWAVHSFADGGSLSAETSWLMGVTKNYGQFQLVQVPAPAQTVTYLFPGASSPTWTSQPGVVATGDALLRLTVLPGSVHDCWTQQYDNYAFWDWLLAQHR; this is translated from the coding sequence ATGCAATGGATTGCGCTGGTTGTCGCGTTGGGGGCCGTCGCCTGCGGAGGCGGTTTCGAGCAGGAGGACGCGGAGGCGTTGGGGACGCAACGCGCGGGACTCACCATCACCACAGAGGACCAGGTCGTGGCCCGGCTGCCCGCGAGCACGGGAGCGGGCTATGCCTATGGGGAGTACCTGCCTCCGGGCTACCTGACGTCCACCGCGTCCTATCCGGTCATCATCCACCTGAACGGGAATGGTGAGTTCGGCACGTCCCCCACGGAGGCGGACCTGCTGAACGTGGTGACGCGTCACGGGGCGTTGAAGAACATCCATTTCACGAGCCAGGGCAAGGCGTACTTCGGGCAGCACCAGGTGATGGTCTTCACGCCTCGTGCGCCGACGAACTGGCAGCCCGCGGAGCTGGACGCGTTCATCAGCTTCCTCGTGGCGAACTACCGCGTGGACACGACGCGCATCTACCTGACGGGCATCAGCTTCGGCGGCTATGGGAGCTGGCAGTACGCGTACGCGTATGGGAGCCGGCTGGCCGCGCTGGCGCCCATGGCCACCAACATCGGTGGGCCGGGGCCCACCATCACCCAGTTGAAGAACGTTCCGGTGTGGGCGGTGCATTCGTTCGCGGACGGCGGCTCCCTGTCGGCGGAGACCTCCTGGCTGATGGGCGTGACGAAGAACTACGGGCAGTTCCAGCTGGTCCAGGTGCCGGCTCCCGCCCAGACGGTGACGTATCTGTTCCCGGGCGCCAGCAGCCCCACGTGGACGTCACAGCCCGGGGTGGTGGCCACGGGCGACGCCCTCTTGCGCCTCACCGTGCTGCCCGGCAGTGTGCATGACTGCTGGACCCAGCAGTACGACAACTACGCGTTCTGGGATTGGCTCCTCGCCCAGCACCGGTAG
- a CDS encoding GyrI-like domain-containing protein yields the protein MKASTQSFYAAAVRRAVDRIVHQLDEALRISEAFQQPGELAGAVGLLRQREVTMLAVYHDVPETTPQDPLRSEAAVVVPDDAILPEGLNERRLPAGAGSTRGAAHGAVRAAGVNAGALGAVLRRSVGAYAGSEPWPVASVFMKDFTFCT from the coding sequence GTGAAGGCATCGACCCAATCGTTCTACGCGGCGGCGGTGCGGAGGGCCGTCGACCGCATCGTCCACCAACTCGATGAGGCGCTGCGCATCTCGGAGGCGTTCCAGCAGCCGGGCGAACTCGCCGGAGCGGTGGGCCTGTTGCGGCAGCGGGAGGTCACGATGCTCGCCGTGTACCACGATGTGCCGGAGACCACGCCGCAGGACCCGCTGCGCTCGGAGGCCGCCGTCGTCGTCCCCGACGATGCCATCCTGCCGGAGGGGCTCAACGAGCGGCGGCTTCCGGCGGGGGCAGGTTCCACCAGGGGTGCTGCGCACGGAGCCGTACGTGCCGCTGGCGTGAACGCCGGAGCCCTGGGGGCGGTGCTCCGGCGCTCCGTGGGGGCCTACGCGGGCAGCGAGCCCTGGCCGGTGGCCAGCGTGTTCATGAAGGACTTCACCTTCTGCACGTAG
- a CDS encoding DUF6496 domain-containing protein, translating to MPDKATVERAKKDLREGKSPSTAAGEFVHEELEHIRGGEHGARSSKQAIAIGLSEARRAGVPLKPPRKEQASARTRRSAKKDLEVGQQERKPRAPSKKRSKAIEGVLQRESRQAASKQALSAQAKSASRRRKTTARKTAARRAAATRKSSSRPRK from the coding sequence ATGCCGGACAAGGCGACCGTTGAACGAGCGAAGAAGGACCTGCGCGAAGGCAAGAGCCCCAGCACCGCCGCGGGTGAGTTCGTACACGAGGAACTGGAGCACATCCGCGGAGGCGAGCACGGCGCGCGCTCTTCGAAGCAGGCCATCGCCATTGGCCTCTCAGAGGCGCGCCGCGCGGGCGTGCCGTTGAAACCACCCAGGAAGGAGCAGGCCTCCGCGCGCACACGGCGCTCCGCGAAGAAGGACCTGGAGGTGGGCCAGCAGGAGCGCAAGCCTCGGGCTCCCTCGAAGAAGCGGAGCAAGGCCATCGAGGGGGTGCTCCAGCGCGAAAGCCGTCAGGCGGCGTCCAAGCAGGCGCTGTCCGCTCAGGCGAAGAGCGCCTCACGCCGGAGGAAGACCACCGCCCGCAAGACGGCCGCGCGCAGAGCGGCGGCGACCCGCAAGTCCTCCAGCCGGCCCCGGAAGTAG
- a CDS encoding HTTM domain-containing protein, protein MNRVLPHLRRFWLEPAAPEGLAFLRIAVALISLVQLSILWPHLLELYGNFGLVQWVITDIGAGDWAPSLGWLGRMLAPLGIDTRVTLYAVFSLYTVGLVGLLVGYRTRVFALLAWFTHGLTSANAYLSLYGVDTILHVLCFYLVFAPSAGRWSLDARAGRVFTGPSSTARVALRTLQLHLCFIYLDTGLAKAQGLQWWNGEALWRALMQPQFQAFDFAWLASYPLLAKLACWGTLLIEVGYAGMVWVPRLRRHWLVATLLLHAGIAVCLRLWLFSLTMMAFNLAAFAWAWRSSEAPVREGPPEPAPDTALQGV, encoded by the coding sequence ATGAACAGGGTCCTGCCCCACCTGAGGCGCTTCTGGCTGGAGCCCGCCGCGCCGGAAGGGCTGGCCTTCCTGCGCATCGCCGTCGCGCTCATCTCCCTCGTCCAGCTCTCCATCCTGTGGCCGCACCTGCTGGAGCTGTATGGCAACTTCGGCCTCGTCCAGTGGGTCATCACCGATATCGGCGCGGGCGACTGGGCGCCCAGCCTGGGGTGGCTGGGGCGGATGCTGGCGCCGCTGGGAATCGACACGCGGGTCACGCTGTACGCCGTGTTCTCCCTCTACACGGTGGGCCTGGTGGGCCTGCTCGTGGGCTACCGCACGCGCGTGTTCGCGCTGCTCGCCTGGTTCACGCACGGCCTGACGTCCGCGAACGCGTACCTGTCGCTGTATGGCGTGGATACCATCCTCCACGTCCTCTGCTTCTACCTGGTGTTCGCGCCGTCCGCGGGGCGCTGGTCGCTGGATGCGCGGGCCGGCCGGGTCTTCACCGGCCCGTCGTCCACCGCCCGCGTGGCGCTGCGCACGCTGCAACTGCACCTGTGCTTCATCTACCTGGACACGGGACTCGCCAAGGCCCAGGGGCTCCAGTGGTGGAACGGCGAGGCCCTCTGGCGCGCGCTGATGCAGCCGCAGTTCCAGGCCTTCGACTTCGCCTGGCTCGCGTCGTACCCGCTGCTGGCGAAGCTCGCCTGCTGGGGCACGCTGCTCATCGAGGTGGGCTACGCGGGGATGGTCTGGGTCCCCCGGCTGCGGCGGCACTGGCTGGTGGCCACGCTGCTGCTGCACGCGGGAATCGCCGTCTGCCTGCGGCTGTGGCTGTTCTCCCTGACGATGATGGCCTTCAACCTGGCCGCCTTCGCCTGGGCGTGGCGGTCCTCGGAGGCCCCCGTCCGGGAAGGGCCTCCGGAGCCGGCCCCGGACACCGCGCTCCAGGGAGTGTGA
- a CDS encoding NAD-dependent epimerase/dehydratase family protein — MRILVTGATGYIGTAVVDALKRAGHQVVGLARSEEARSKLATRGVQVARGDLKDPAGLAAMVKDVDAVLWTATSNDKNVDAPAVAAVADALQGTHKTFLYTSGVWVHGDTQGVANEDAPLNSTPIVAWRPGVEQRVLNTPGVRAIVIRPGVVYGQGTGIPAMLTGSVKDGGAVRYVGTGENHWAVVFVDDLADLYVRALEKAPAGTVLLATQGPGVKVKDAAQAASEGAGVAGKTVAWPLEEARKQFGPFADALALDQRFTSQKAETLLGWAPKGPSLIDELRTGSYARR, encoded by the coding sequence ATGAGAATCCTTGTGACGGGCGCGACGGGCTACATCGGTACGGCGGTGGTGGACGCGCTCAAGCGCGCGGGCCATCAGGTGGTGGGGCTGGCGCGGTCGGAAGAGGCGCGGAGCAAGCTGGCCACCAGGGGCGTCCAGGTGGCCCGGGGCGACCTGAAGGACCCGGCGGGGCTGGCGGCCATGGTGAAGGACGTGGACGCGGTCCTCTGGACCGCGACGTCCAACGACAAGAACGTGGACGCGCCGGCGGTGGCGGCGGTGGCGGACGCGCTCCAGGGCACCCACAAGACATTCCTCTACACGAGCGGCGTCTGGGTGCATGGTGACACGCAGGGCGTCGCCAACGAGGACGCGCCGCTCAATTCGACGCCCATCGTCGCCTGGCGCCCCGGGGTGGAGCAGCGCGTGCTGAACACGCCGGGCGTGCGCGCCATCGTCATCCGCCCGGGCGTCGTCTACGGGCAGGGCACCGGCATCCCCGCCATGCTCACCGGGTCCGTGAAGGATGGGGGCGCCGTGCGCTACGTGGGCACGGGGGAGAACCACTGGGCGGTGGTGTTCGTGGACGACCTGGCGGACCTCTACGTGCGCGCCCTGGAGAAGGCGCCCGCGGGGACCGTCCTCCTCGCCACGCAGGGCCCGGGCGTGAAGGTGAAGGACGCCGCCCAGGCCGCGAGCGAGGGCGCGGGTGTGGCCGGCAAGACGGTGGCGTGGCCCCTGGAGGAGGCCCGCAAGCAGTTCGGTCCGTTCGCGGACGCGCTGGCGTTGGATCAGCGCTTCACGTCCCAGAAGGCGGAGACGCTGCTGGGCTGGGCGCCCAAGGGCCCCAGCCTCATCGACGAGCTGCGCACCGGCTCCTACGCGCGCCGCTGA
- a CDS encoding lytic transglycosylase domain-containing protein, with protein sequence MAISPLRSPSASVSRLPVQDAATSRPVGRQGGVDGFSSSQRPGSPGLAAFQDGFDVGGGKGAQLGKLLQDTLTVLSSVVQLMAQAAGGAQGPQGAQGGPCGAGSQPFSDSSFTPQTSSGRPPVSLDGGAPAPTGSQPVAPNGNTGVVGPSAPQQVSPSQGGGTKLGGNLPPGLEKFRGAIESASAKTGMPAEMLAAQIWQESRGNLDAVTTNGGNGLTDTGLMQVNPNTFQELQAKHPELQGKNLSDPETNILAGAYYMKDMKAQFGSDELALRAYNSGPNGVDRNNPDAIPAGTGDATYVQKVKSFMNTLATGQGSLPA encoded by the coding sequence ATGGCCATCTCGCCCCTCCGCAGCCCCTCCGCCTCCGTGTCCCGCCTGCCGGTGCAGGACGCCGCCACCTCCCGTCCCGTGGGCCGCCAGGGCGGCGTGGACGGGTTCTCCTCCAGCCAGAGGCCGGGCTCGCCGGGGCTCGCGGCGTTCCAGGACGGCTTCGACGTCGGCGGCGGCAAGGGCGCGCAGCTGGGCAAGCTGCTCCAGGACACGCTGACGGTGCTGTCCTCCGTCGTGCAGTTGATGGCGCAGGCGGCGGGCGGCGCGCAGGGGCCCCAGGGCGCGCAGGGTGGGCCGTGCGGCGCGGGTTCACAGCCCTTCTCCGACAGCAGCTTCACGCCGCAGACGTCCTCGGGCCGTCCGCCCGTGTCGCTCGACGGCGGCGCCCCGGCCCCGACGGGCTCGCAGCCCGTGGCGCCCAACGGCAACACGGGCGTCGTGGGCCCCTCGGCCCCGCAGCAGGTGTCCCCGTCGCAGGGCGGCGGCACGAAGCTGGGCGGCAACCTGCCCCCGGGCCTGGAGAAGTTCCGCGGCGCCATCGAGTCCGCCTCCGCCAAGACGGGCATGCCGGCGGAGATGCTGGCCGCGCAGATCTGGCAGGAGTCGCGCGGCAACCTGGATGCCGTCACCACCAACGGCGGCAACGGCCTGACGGACACCGGCCTGATGCAGGTCAATCCCAACACCTTCCAGGAGCTCCAGGCGAAGCACCCGGAGCTCCAGGGCAAGAACCTCTCCGACCCGGAGACCAACATCCTGGCGGGCGCCTACTACATGAAGGACATGAAGGCGCAGTTCGGCAGCGATGAGCTGGCCCTGCGTGCCTACAACTCCGGCCCCAACGGCGTGGACCGCAACAACCCGGACGCCATCCCCGCGGGCACCGGCGACGCCACCTACGTGCAGAAGGTGAAGTCCTTCATGAACACGCTGGCCACCGGCCAGGGCTCGCTGCCCGCGTAG
- a CDS encoding DUF3427 domain-containing protein — MSQNERGLYELLITEALEGQLNALAPRLEAHRSALHEAEAADRIGLHVAQVVERAIASIDRKDRVVIGTAVARKLVELVVCATDASALTRERPVEPASILRSILGKLPDGRTETLSEPLIPLLDTTLLTNAPGEPRVGNQVLAEIHSADQIDVVMAFIRRSGIAPMLEALRTHCHAGRRLRVLTTTYTGSTEARALDALRELGADIRVSYDQSSTRLHAKAWLFHRRSGFSTAYIGSSNLTHSAQVSGLEWNVRASRARNPSVVDKVAAVFESYWNSGDFAPYDREQFLARTASAGDRNSPLELSPIELRPEPFQERLLEQIALSRQRGHHRNLLVSATGTGKTVMAALDYARLRETLPRARLLFVAHREEILMQTRSTFRHALREHSFGELWVGGERPTHFEHVFASVQSLTATGLKHLDAAHFDVVIVDEFHHAAAPTYQSLLEHLRPVELLGLTATPERSDGMPVLDWFEGRIAAELRLWDAIDQHRLVPFAYYAVHDGIDLREVPWRRGRGYDVESLSNLFTRNDAWVRLVLKEVARRSEDLSQMRALGFCVSVEHARFMARTFSDAGIRAIAIWSDTPDDERRQALRDLAQRRVNVVFSVDLFNEGVDVPAVDTLLMLRPTDSPTLFLQQLGRGLRRHPSKSVCTVLDFVGHHHAEFRFDHRLRALLGGTRAEVARQVEQGFPFLPAGCHMEFDRVASEIVLASIRNAVPSRWSEKVEELRGYAKTAKNMSLSGFLAESGLELEDIYAADKSWSDLCQDAGLPVLPAGPHEASLRRACGRLLHIDDGGRIDTYRRLLDSDAAPHEKALSSVDRRLLRMLVASLVDKAVSKSSTLDEGCAILWGHPQIRREVLALLHTLSSRISHLPSPLVSHRDVPLTIHARYTRIEILAAFGIGDGAKVAPWQTGVYWAKESKTDLLAFTLDKTSGHFSPTTRYRDYAISRDLIHWESQSVTRADSETGQRYQCHVQQGTSIMLFARQRSDDRAFYFLGPATYVKHEGELPMAVTWKLEHALPGDLFASFAAAVA, encoded by the coding sequence ATGTCGCAGAACGAACGCGGTCTTTACGAGCTCCTGATCACCGAAGCACTAGAAGGTCAGCTCAACGCTTTGGCCCCTCGGCTGGAGGCCCACCGCTCCGCGCTGCATGAAGCAGAGGCAGCGGACCGTATTGGCCTCCATGTAGCTCAGGTGGTTGAGCGCGCCATCGCTTCGATTGACCGAAAAGATCGCGTAGTTATCGGCACGGCCGTCGCGCGCAAGCTCGTCGAGCTCGTTGTATGCGCTACAGACGCGAGCGCCCTCACGCGTGAGCGTCCGGTGGAACCTGCCAGTATACTTCGCAGCATTCTCGGGAAGCTCCCCGATGGGCGCACTGAGACGCTTTCCGAGCCACTCATCCCGCTGCTCGACACGACCCTGCTAACGAATGCCCCCGGCGAACCGCGCGTAGGCAATCAAGTACTCGCGGAGATCCACTCAGCCGATCAAATTGACGTCGTCATGGCGTTCATCCGGCGCAGTGGAATTGCCCCCATGCTGGAGGCCCTGCGTACACATTGTCATGCGGGCCGGCGACTCCGCGTGCTGACGACGACCTACACAGGCTCGACAGAGGCACGGGCACTCGATGCGCTCCGGGAACTGGGGGCGGACATCCGGGTGTCCTATGACCAGAGCAGCACCCGACTCCATGCGAAGGCATGGCTCTTCCACCGTCGGTCAGGGTTCTCAACAGCCTACATCGGGTCATCCAACTTGACCCATTCCGCGCAAGTCAGCGGTCTCGAATGGAATGTTCGTGCTTCGCGCGCACGCAATCCAAGCGTTGTCGACAAGGTCGCTGCAGTCTTTGAAAGTTACTGGAACAGCGGCGACTTTGCCCCATACGACCGCGAGCAGTTTCTGGCCCGTACGGCGAGCGCTGGCGACCGAAACTCACCACTCGAGTTGAGTCCCATTGAGCTCCGTCCTGAGCCCTTTCAGGAGCGACTGCTCGAGCAGATCGCCTTGTCACGGCAGCGTGGCCATCATCGAAACCTGCTCGTCTCCGCGACGGGCACAGGAAAGACGGTCATGGCGGCGCTTGACTACGCGCGGCTGCGCGAGACCCTTCCTCGCGCACGTCTCCTTTTTGTCGCCCACCGCGAGGAGATTCTCATGCAGACCCGTTCTACGTTTCGCCATGCGCTCCGCGAGCATTCCTTTGGCGAACTGTGGGTGGGCGGTGAGCGTCCCACGCACTTTGAGCATGTCTTCGCATCAGTCCAGAGCCTGACTGCGACAGGGCTCAAGCATCTGGATGCAGCCCACTTCGACGTTGTCATCGTCGACGAATTCCACCACGCCGCCGCCCCCACCTACCAGAGTCTCCTGGAGCATCTCCGTCCAGTAGAACTGCTGGGGCTGACCGCTACCCCTGAGCGAAGCGACGGCATGCCTGTGCTCGACTGGTTTGAGGGCCGAATTGCTGCAGAGTTGAGGCTCTGGGATGCCATCGATCAGCACCGGCTCGTTCCCTTCGCCTACTACGCCGTTCACGACGGCATAGATCTGCGCGAGGTTCCATGGCGCCGCGGACGGGGTTACGACGTCGAGAGCCTCTCAAATCTGTTTACGCGCAACGACGCGTGGGTACGGCTCGTATTGAAGGAGGTCGCACGCCGGTCGGAAGACCTCTCTCAGATGAGGGCGCTGGGGTTCTGTGTCAGCGTCGAGCACGCCCGTTTCATGGCGCGGACCTTCAGCGATGCTGGCATTCGTGCCATCGCTATCTGGTCCGATACACCTGACGATGAACGGCGCCAGGCGCTTCGGGACCTGGCGCAGCGGCGCGTGAATGTCGTGTTCTCCGTCGACCTTTTCAACGAGGGTGTGGACGTGCCGGCCGTCGATACCCTCTTGATGCTGCGGCCCACGGACAGTCCCACGCTCTTTCTTCAGCAGTTGGGTCGCGGACTTCGCCGGCATCCGTCCAAGTCGGTGTGCACCGTCCTCGACTTTGTCGGCCACCACCATGCCGAGTTCCGGTTCGATCATCGCCTCCGGGCGCTGCTTGGTGGAACCCGCGCCGAGGTGGCCAGGCAAGTCGAGCAGGGCTTCCCGTTTCTCCCAGCGGGCTGTCACATGGAGTTTGACCGCGTCGCGAGTGAGATCGTGCTGGCAAGTATCCGCAACGCGGTCCCTTCACGCTGGAGCGAGAAGGTGGAGGAACTGCGCGGCTACGCCAAGACTGCCAAGAACATGTCGCTCAGTGGCTTCCTCGCGGAGTCCGGGCTTGAGCTCGAAGACATTTACGCTGCGGACAAGAGCTGGTCGGACCTGTGTCAGGACGCGGGGCTCCCTGTGCTTCCCGCAGGCCCTCATGAGGCTTCCTTGCGCCGAGCCTGTGGTCGGCTCCTCCACATTGATGACGGTGGGCGGATTGATACCTACCGGCGACTGCTTGACTCGGATGCAGCCCCCCATGAGAAGGCGCTCTCCTCTGTGGACCGACGCCTGCTTCGGATGCTGGTTGCATCGCTCGTCGATAAAGCGGTGAGCAAGTCATCCACGCTGGATGAAGGATGCGCAATCCTCTGGGGCCACCCCCAGATTCGCCGAGAGGTCCTCGCACTCCTCCACACGCTCAGCAGTCGCATTTCCCACCTACCTTCGCCTTTGGTGAGTCATCGGGACGTGCCGCTGACCATCCATGCTCGCTACACGCGCATCGAGATTCTTGCAGCGTTCGGCATTGGTGATGGGGCCAAAGTGGCTCCTTGGCAAACGGGCGTCTACTGGGCCAAAGAGTCCAAGACGGACCTGCTCGCGTTCACACTCGACAAGACGAGCGGGCACTTCTCGCCGACGACACGCTACCGCGACTACGCCATCAGCCGGGACCTCATCCACTGGGAGAGTCAATCGGTCACGCGCGCCGACAGCGAGACGGGACAGCGCTACCAATGCCACGTCCAGCAGGGCACCAGCATCATGCTCTTCGCGAGGCAGCGCAGCGACGACCGCGCGTTCTACTTTTTGGGCCCTGCAACCTACGTGAAGCACGAGGGCGAGTTGCCCATGGCGGTCACCTGGAAGCTTGAGCACGCGCTCCCAGGCGACCTTTTTGCGTCCTTCGCGGCGGCGGTCGCATAA
- a CDS encoding reverse transcriptase family protein produces MSGRTVVARALASAFLAAPWTVSGLVAKGSEVVGGRFSWLRSLARSVLRFFPRPPHGRLELLAEVLATRAALKQACANPEAPVRVVRWLTSEPEMGRQPWPIPALSTQADLADWLKVTSAQLDWLADGMGREHTSSPGRWRRYRYTWIPKRSGGERLLEQPGEELARLQRQVLHGILDRIPPHEAAYGFVKGRGIRGFVEPHTGQAVVMRLDLEDFFLSVRPPRVWGVFRAAGYPDGVAGALAGLCTNRTPGAVVAKARRADDARKVDARWLLARRLESRHLPQGAPTSPALANLAAYKLDVRLSALAAALGMHYTRYADDLAFSGSDARAGSAHRLLRCVRSIVRDEGFTVREDKTRVMHQGHQQWLAGVVVNQHPSLRRADYDRLKALLHLSRTRGPNSQNTGGHPDFRAHLLGRIAWVTHLHPARGARLRAIFEQIVWD; encoded by the coding sequence ATGAGCGGGCGGACCGTGGTGGCCCGGGCGCTCGCGTCCGCCTTCCTCGCGGCGCCGTGGACAGTCTCCGGCCTGGTCGCGAAGGGGTCTGAGGTCGTGGGCGGCCGGTTCTCCTGGCTCCGGTCGCTCGCAAGGAGCGTGCTGCGGTTCTTTCCCCGGCCACCGCACGGAAGGCTGGAGCTGCTCGCGGAGGTGCTCGCGACGCGGGCCGCGTTGAAGCAGGCCTGCGCGAATCCCGAAGCGCCAGTGCGGGTCGTGCGCTGGCTCACCTCCGAGCCGGAGATGGGACGCCAACCGTGGCCCATTCCGGCCCTGTCCACCCAGGCGGACCTCGCGGACTGGCTGAAGGTGACGAGCGCCCAGTTGGACTGGCTCGCGGATGGGATGGGCCGGGAGCACACGTCCTCGCCGGGACGCTGGCGGCGCTATCGCTACACCTGGATTCCCAAACGCAGCGGCGGAGAGCGGCTCCTGGAGCAGCCCGGCGAGGAGCTCGCGAGGCTTCAGCGACAGGTGCTTCACGGCATCCTGGACCGAATTCCTCCGCACGAAGCGGCATACGGCTTCGTGAAGGGCCGTGGCATCCGCGGCTTCGTCGAACCGCACACGGGACAAGCAGTCGTCATGCGGTTGGACCTGGAGGACTTCTTCCTCTCCGTGCGGCCTCCGAGGGTCTGGGGGGTGTTCCGCGCCGCCGGGTATCCAGACGGAGTGGCGGGGGCGTTGGCGGGGCTCTGCACGAACCGGACGCCTGGAGCGGTGGTCGCGAAGGCCCGAAGGGCAGACGACGCCCGGAAGGTGGATGCGCGCTGGCTACTGGCACGGAGGCTGGAGTCGCGGCACCTGCCTCAAGGGGCACCGACCTCGCCAGCGCTCGCGAATCTCGCAGCATACAAGCTCGACGTCCGGCTGTCGGCGCTCGCGGCGGCCCTGGGCATGCATTACACACGCTACGCGGATGACCTGGCGTTCTCAGGAAGCGACGCGAGGGCAGGCAGCGCACACCGGCTGCTGCGGTGCGTGCGCAGCATCGTGCGCGACGAGGGCTTCACGGTGCGAGAGGACAAGACGCGGGTGATGCACCAGGGCCACCAGCAATGGCTCGCGGGAGTGGTGGTGAATCAGCACCCCAGCCTTCGCCGCGCGGACTACGACCGGCTGAAGGCCCTCCTGCACCTGAGCCGCACGCGAGGGCCGAACAGTCAGAACACCGGCGGCCATCCCGACTTTCGTGCGCACCTGCTCGGAAGGATTGCCTGGGTGACGCATCTGCACCCAGCCCGCGGAGCCAGACTGCGCGCGATCTTCGAGCAGATTGTCTGGGACTGA
- a CDS encoding alpha/beta fold hydrolase codes for MADITHRMVRTNGIHLHLAEAGQGPLVLLLHGWPESAYSWRHQLVALADAGYHAVAPDVRGYGQSDAPEPIEAYSMKQLLADFVGLLDALGEETAVVVGHDWGAAMAWTCAALHPDRFRAVVGMSVPHLGRAPLPPTQLFRSMFKDTWVYILYFQEPGVAEAELEADIPRSVRTILAGTPGFDSQALVSKTRRKGDGLLTGLDAPDALPAWLTEADVAHYAKELEHSGFRGGLNRYRNMDRDWEELPELATALIRQPALFIVGEKDPGRAFSPVDPMKALVPGLRDMVVLPGAGHWIQQERPAEVNAALLSFLKSLPT; via the coding sequence ATGGCCGACATCACCCATCGCATGGTTCGGACGAATGGCATCCACCTGCACCTGGCGGAGGCCGGACAGGGGCCGCTGGTGCTGCTCCTCCATGGCTGGCCGGAGTCCGCGTACTCGTGGCGGCACCAGCTCGTGGCGCTCGCGGACGCGGGCTACCACGCGGTCGCGCCCGACGTTCGCGGCTATGGCCAGAGCGACGCGCCGGAGCCCATCGAGGCGTACAGCATGAAGCAGCTGCTCGCGGACTTCGTGGGCCTGCTGGACGCGCTGGGGGAGGAGACCGCCGTGGTCGTGGGCCACGACTGGGGCGCGGCGATGGCGTGGACCTGCGCCGCGCTGCACCCGGACCGCTTCCGGGCCGTCGTGGGCATGAGCGTGCCGCACCTGGGCCGCGCGCCCCTGCCGCCCACGCAGCTGTTCCGGAGCATGTTCAAGGACACGTGGGTCTACATCCTCTACTTCCAGGAGCCGGGCGTCGCCGAGGCGGAGCTCGAAGCGGACATTCCGAGGTCGGTCCGCACCATCCTGGCCGGCACCCCCGGCTTCGATTCGCAGGCGCTGGTCTCGAAGACGCGCCGCAAGGGGGATGGCCTCCTCACCGGCCTCGATGCGCCGGACGCGCTGCCCGCGTGGCTGACGGAGGCGGATGTCGCGCACTACGCGAAGGAGCTGGAGCACAGCGGCTTCCGGGGCGGGCTCAATCGCTATCGCAACATGGACCGGGACTGGGAGGAGTTGCCCGAGCTGGCGACCGCCCTCATCCGGCAGCCGGCGCTGTTCATCGTCGGGGAGAAGGACCCGGGCCGCGCCTTCTCGCCGGTGGACCCCATGAAGGCGCTGGTGCCCGGCCTCCGGGACATGGTCGTCCTCCCGGGCGCGGGCCATTGGATCCAGCAGGAGCGCCCCGCGGAGGTGAACGCCGCCCTGCTGTCCTTCCTGAAGTCCCTGCCCACGTGA
- a CDS encoding SDR family oxidoreductase, with amino-acid sequence MSGIQDKVIAITGASSGIGEAAALLLAGRGAKVVLGARRLERLEPVVERITKTGGQALSVRTDVRRREDVAGLVRRARERFGRLDVLINNAGSLATSPLDDLRVDDWEELIDTNIKGVLYGIAAALPVFREQGFGHVINTASTSAHRIVPGQAVYAGTKFAVRAISEGLRQEAGARLRVTVISPGMTRTNFLEHVKNPELRARFEEVRDKLAISPDAIARAMAFAIEQPADVDVGEVIVRPTAQD; translated from the coding sequence ATGTCAGGCATCCAGGACAAGGTCATTGCCATCACCGGGGCCAGCAGCGGCATTGGCGAAGCGGCGGCGCTGCTGCTCGCCGGGCGCGGGGCGAAGGTCGTGCTCGGTGCGCGTCGGCTGGAGCGGTTGGAGCCGGTGGTGGAGCGCATCACGAAGACAGGAGGGCAGGCCCTCTCCGTACGAACCGACGTGAGGCGGCGCGAGGACGTCGCCGGGCTCGTCCGACGGGCCCGTGAGCGGTTTGGCAGGCTGGACGTGCTCATCAACAACGCAGGCAGCCTGGCGACCTCTCCGCTGGACGACCTGCGCGTCGACGACTGGGAGGAGCTGATCGACACCAACATCAAGGGGGTGCTGTACGGCATCGCCGCGGCGCTGCCTGTTTTTCGCGAGCAGGGCTTCGGGCACGTCATCAACACCGCATCGACCTCGGCGCACCGGATCGTGCCGGGTCAGGCGGTCTACGCCGGGACGAAGTTCGCCGTGCGCGCCATCTCCGAGGGGCTGCGCCAGGAGGCAGGCGCCAGGCTGCGGGTGACGGTCATCTCTCCGGGGATGACCCGGACGAACTTCCTCGAGCACGTGAAGAACCCGGAGCTCCGGGCCCGGTTCGAGGAGGTCCGGGACAAGCTCGCGATATCGCCGGACGCGATTGCCCGGGCCATGGCCTTCGCCATCGAGCAGCCCGCCGACGTGGACGTGGGCGAGGTGATTGTCCGTCCCACGGCGCAGGACTGA